The following are encoded in a window of Sutcliffiella horikoshii genomic DNA:
- a CDS encoding sugar ABC transporter substrate-binding protein: MRRTGILAICVIIILLCHLTFLSAQKVFQSDWQLPQALSSNREEHRLVLITLDMETPFWDKVSEGARIQAKQSDVSLEVWGSYGKNQEDFLKNIEIAIQSKMDGIIIQGLDTEEFKELTKVKAAFHGIPIITVANDVPMEESIRRTYVGSDQYEAGKMIARQILMDMGRVGNVVLMYDKNQEYYQKRRMEGIQDILKFYNNIHMIHATTDDTREQVITTTQAVMNQEPNIDAFIAINANVAGAMIGEISKRSQVEPYHIYSFDDGPETLTLLGQGKLDGVIEQSPEEMGRKSVQLMKEWLNGESVPLDKDGYLTDIRIRKAADVQ, encoded by the coding sequence TTGCGGAGAACAGGAATTCTAGCAATTTGCGTTATTATTATTCTACTATGTCACCTTACTTTTTTATCCGCACAAAAAGTCTTCCAATCCGATTGGCAATTGCCTCAGGCGCTAAGTTCGAATAGAGAAGAACATCGTTTAGTTCTTATTACACTGGATATGGAAACACCGTTTTGGGACAAGGTGAGTGAAGGTGCCAGAATACAAGCAAAACAAAGTGATGTTAGCCTTGAAGTATGGGGAAGTTACGGTAAGAATCAAGAGGACTTCCTGAAAAATATAGAAATTGCCATTCAGTCCAAAATGGATGGGATTATCATACAGGGGCTGGATACAGAGGAATTCAAGGAATTGACGAAGGTGAAAGCAGCCTTTCATGGTATTCCCATAATAACGGTGGCAAATGATGTGCCGATGGAGGAGAGTATTCGGCGTACGTATGTTGGTTCTGACCAGTATGAAGCGGGTAAAATGATTGCAAGACAAATATTGATGGATATGGGAAGAGTGGGGAATGTCGTACTCATGTATGATAAGAACCAGGAATATTATCAAAAGCGAAGGATGGAAGGAATTCAGGATATCTTGAAATTTTACAATAATATCCATATGATCCATGCCACTACAGATGACACAAGAGAGCAGGTCATAACAACCACTCAAGCTGTGATGAACCAAGAGCCAAACATTGATGCGTTCATAGCCATCAATGCCAATGTGGCAGGAGCAATGATTGGGGAGATAAGTAAGCGCTCCCAGGTCGAACCCTACCATATCTATTCTTTTGACGATGGACCTGAGACCTTGACCTTGTTAGGGCAAGGAAAACTAGATGGTGTCATTGAACAGTCTCCGGAAGAAATGGGGAGAAAAAGTGTCCAGCTCATGAAGGAATGGCTGAACGGAGAAAGCGTCCCACTTGATAAGGACGGCTATTTGACAGATATCAGAATTAGGAAAGCAGCGGATGTCCAATGA
- a CDS encoding sensor histidine kinase translates to MTSIQKKILTLTTVVLVIMSVIWIALTYYNHKTHKQYNDILQRYLSMNEVTKASQQLVTDLNNYTIDPTPDSLDQLTASKEKVQQAKYGVHHLRNTENDFTLTNYMNLIDSLVEATDRSIMFQSENDTEASAQEFAEATRITTYISETTLTLIDTELNTFDRFYRGIMEQSSEVIKLGIWSLLLITCLLLLVTYWFSLTITRPVFQLTKAANELSKGNFDQQVKIETKDEIAFLARTFDRMRININNLISEIKQKAALERELQESKLLLQESQFRSLQSQINPHFLFNTLNTLSKKAYLEGSEETSDLLVSVAGILRYNLKQQDRSVTLHDEIQVLKQYMDIQKARFTDRLQLHWDIDESCLDLKIPALTLQPIIENAVIHAVEPKEDGGNIWFRVKVEGSRIVIEIEDDGMGMPEQKIQQILNEESPPPTEGHSTGIGFSNVVKRLRLFYGYDDVIDIKGIQGQGTKVTLKIKC, encoded by the coding sequence ATGACAAGTATCCAAAAAAAGATTCTTACCCTTACAACGGTAGTATTGGTGATTATGTCAGTAATTTGGATAGCGCTTACATACTACAATCATAAAACTCATAAGCAATATAATGATATCCTGCAACGTTACCTGAGCATGAATGAAGTGACTAAGGCGAGTCAACAGTTGGTTACAGATCTGAATAACTATACCATTGATCCGACTCCAGACAGCCTTGACCAACTGACGGCAAGCAAGGAAAAGGTCCAGCAGGCAAAATACGGTGTGCATCATTTAAGAAACACAGAAAACGATTTTACTTTAACCAATTATATGAATTTAATCGATAGTTTGGTAGAAGCTACCGACAGGTCCATTATGTTTCAATCAGAAAATGATACAGAAGCCTCCGCTCAGGAATTTGCAGAAGCCACACGGATTACCACCTATATTTCCGAAACGACCTTAACTCTAATAGATACAGAGTTAAATACATTTGACCGATTTTACAGGGGAATCATGGAACAATCCAGTGAAGTTATAAAGCTCGGAATATGGAGCTTGTTGTTAATAACTTGTTTGTTGCTACTTGTCACCTACTGGTTCTCCCTTACGATCACACGACCTGTTTTTCAGCTGACAAAAGCGGCCAATGAACTGTCCAAAGGGAATTTTGATCAGCAGGTAAAAATAGAAACCAAAGATGAAATTGCCTTTCTGGCAAGGACATTTGATCGAATGAGAATCAATATAAACAACTTGATATCTGAAATTAAACAGAAGGCAGCGCTTGAACGGGAGCTTCAAGAAAGTAAGCTTCTTTTGCAAGAAAGTCAGTTTAGAAGCCTGCAGAGTCAGATCAACCCGCATTTTCTATTCAACACCCTTAATACCCTTTCCAAAAAAGCCTATCTCGAAGGGTCTGAAGAGACGAGTGATCTCCTGGTGAGCGTTGCTGGAATTCTGCGTTACAACTTAAAGCAGCAAGACCGTTCTGTAACACTTCACGATGAAATACAAGTATTAAAGCAATATATGGACATACAGAAGGCGCGTTTTACCGACCGGCTACAATTACACTGGGATATTGATGAATCTTGTTTAGACTTGAAAATTCCAGCCTTGACCCTCCAACCAATCATTGAGAATGCCGTCATTCATGCCGTGGAACCGAAGGAGGATGGAGGAAACATCTGGTTTCGGGTCAAAGTGGAAGGCAGCCGGATAGTGATAGAAATTGAAGATGACGGCATGGGGATGCCTGAACAGAAAATCCAACAGATTCTAAACGAAGAATCCCCTCCACCTACAGAAGGCCACTCAACAGGTATCGGCTTTAGCAATGTCGTCAAACGTCTGCGGCTCTTCTACGGATATGACGATGTTATTGATATAAAAGGAATACAAGGCCAAGGAACAAAAGTTACATTGAAAATAAAGTGCTGA
- a CDS encoding response regulator, with the protein MIKLLIVDDEQIEREGMQTILERNFPDLLIKQAKNGKMAVEMADDYTPDLILMDIKMPGLNGLEAVEQISAKHPYTKFIMVTAYDTFGYVKAAIKLGVKDYILKPSKVSEIKTTVGKVLEQIEQEKAQQVKNKLQEAALEKTLTLVETDVVTQLLFDHVHEVHIDMLMELLDIPSTNEMFAMIVLLPRGSESNYSMIKDKVRQTKSGWVGALYGNQLPIIVFRQPDKTFRSQASTLARDILTISKKGQATDWFIGIGEVCSSLDQVRQSYQDALMATMDTKALTNYRFYTDIHISVDAHNSSLDKNQQKEMADLIRLGQWGDVYIYVMNILQCYEKEGADLLRTQQRMLEILWITSRVLNEIGVEATTPLYSVQTTNYRQLRSETKQLLEGMKQSYDSHCNHLEADTIQQIKQYIMDHSHQDISLDTLARKVGLSPIYISKMFKEKQGINYIDFLTECRMEKAKRLMNNSEKSIKEITFEVGYHDPNYFSKVFKKMTNVSPKEYRKTLLRNKAN; encoded by the coding sequence ATGATTAAACTCCTCATTGTAGATGATGAACAAATCGAGCGCGAAGGCATGCAAACCATTCTAGAAAGAAACTTTCCAGACCTCTTAATCAAGCAGGCAAAGAATGGGAAAATGGCAGTAGAAATGGCAGATGACTACACGCCTGACCTTATTCTGATGGACATCAAGATGCCTGGATTAAATGGGTTAGAAGCTGTTGAACAAATCAGTGCAAAGCATCCTTATACAAAATTCATCATGGTCACCGCTTACGATACATTCGGATATGTTAAAGCGGCCATCAAACTTGGTGTCAAAGATTACATTCTAAAGCCTAGCAAAGTCAGCGAAATTAAAACAACAGTAGGAAAAGTACTTGAGCAAATAGAGCAGGAGAAGGCTCAGCAAGTTAAAAACAAACTCCAGGAAGCGGCACTTGAAAAAACACTGACTCTTGTTGAGACAGATGTTGTCACACAACTCCTCTTCGATCACGTGCATGAAGTTCATATAGACATGCTAATGGAGCTGCTTGATATCCCTTCCACGAATGAAATGTTTGCCATGATCGTACTTTTACCCCGAGGATCTGAATCCAATTATTCTATGATCAAGGATAAAGTAAGGCAGACCAAAAGCGGATGGGTAGGAGCATTGTATGGAAACCAACTGCCAATTATCGTGTTCCGGCAGCCAGATAAGACTTTTAGATCCCAAGCTAGTACACTTGCACGAGATATTCTGACAATCTCAAAAAAAGGACAAGCTACCGATTGGTTTATTGGAATAGGAGAGGTTTGCAGCTCTCTTGACCAAGTTCGCCAATCCTATCAGGATGCCCTCATGGCTACAATGGATACCAAAGCGTTAACCAACTATCGTTTTTACACAGACATCCACATAAGTGTAGATGCTCACAATAGTAGCTTGGATAAAAATCAGCAAAAAGAAATGGCAGATCTAATCCGACTTGGCCAGTGGGGTGATGTTTATATCTATGTGATGAACATTCTTCAATGCTATGAAAAAGAAGGAGCCGATTTACTGCGTACACAACAACGGATGCTGGAGATTCTTTGGATTACTTCTCGTGTATTGAATGAAATAGGAGTGGAAGCTACAACGCCGCTCTATTCTGTGCAAACGACAAATTATCGTCAGCTTCGTTCAGAAACAAAGCAGCTCCTTGAGGGGATGAAACAATCCTATGACTCGCACTGTAATCACTTGGAGGCAGACACCATTCAACAAATAAAACAATACATCATGGATCATTCACATCAAGATATATCGCTCGATACACTTGCCAGAAAAGTAGGCTTGAGCCCAATTTATATTAGTAAAATGTTCAAGGAAAAGCAGGGCATCAACTATATTGATTTCCTTACAGAATGCAGGATGGAAAAAGCGAAAAGACTGATGAATAATTCGGAAAAGAGTATAAAGGAAATTACCTTTGAAGTCGGGTATCATGACCCCAATTATTTCAGCAAGGTATTTAAAAAAATGACTAACGTTTCACCAAAAGAGTATCGTAAAACACTGCTTCGGAATAAAGCTAACTAG
- the xylF gene encoding D-xylose ABC transporter substrate-binding protein: protein MELRIRRLLTMFVMLALFFVALGCEKMDRSLQPEGKPVQNTSFLQDEEATSKEEKIKIGFSMDTLEEERWLRDRALFKAAVESLGAEVEILAANGDDALQVLQAETLISQGVDLLVVVPHNAEAAATIVKKAHLAGIKVLSYDRLIKNAEIDLYVSFDNERVGELQAEAITKIVPKGKYVYIGGADTDNNAHLFKKGVFHVLQPLIDKGDITVVYDQWTKNWLPSNAYANMQEALIANEGKIDAVIAANDATAGMAIEALMETGLAGKIPVAGQDAELAAAQRIVEGTQTMTVYKPIPTLAEEAARLAVAMARGEFIDTDRKVNNGKVEVPSVLLPPIAVNRSNMDETVIADGFHSKVDVYKGETR from the coding sequence ATGGAGCTTAGAATACGTAGATTATTAACCATGTTTGTTATGCTGGCTCTGTTTTTTGTAGCCTTGGGCTGTGAAAAGATGGATCGTTCCCTTCAGCCAGAAGGAAAACCGGTTCAGAATACTTCCTTCCTGCAGGATGAAGAAGCAACTTCTAAGGAGGAAAAAATAAAAATTGGTTTTTCTATGGATACCTTAGAAGAGGAAAGGTGGCTGAGAGACCGAGCTTTATTTAAGGCAGCAGTAGAAAGCCTTGGAGCGGAAGTGGAAATACTGGCAGCAAACGGAGATGACGCCTTGCAGGTTCTACAGGCGGAAACTCTAATTAGCCAAGGTGTCGATCTCCTCGTAGTAGTCCCTCATAATGCAGAAGCAGCAGCCACAATCGTGAAGAAAGCACACCTTGCGGGAATCAAGGTGCTTTCTTATGACAGACTAATTAAAAATGCAGAGATTGACCTTTATGTTTCTTTTGACAATGAACGGGTAGGAGAGCTGCAGGCAGAGGCAATAACAAAAATTGTCCCGAAAGGAAAATATGTTTATATTGGCGGCGCGGATACAGACAATAATGCCCACCTGTTTAAAAAAGGTGTCTTCCATGTCCTTCAGCCACTCATAGATAAAGGAGATATCACGGTAGTTTATGATCAGTGGACGAAAAACTGGCTCCCAAGCAATGCTTATGCAAACATGCAGGAGGCGCTAATTGCCAATGAAGGGAAAATAGACGCTGTTATAGCAGCAAACGATGCGACAGCAGGGATGGCAATTGAAGCTCTCATGGAAACGGGACTTGCTGGAAAAATCCCTGTAGCAGGACAGGATGCAGAGCTTGCAGCCGCACAGCGGATAGTTGAAGGTACTCAGACGATGACGGTGTACAAACCGATACCCACTCTTGCTGAAGAAGCGGCAAGACTAGCAGTAGCAATGGCCAGGGGAGAATTTATAGACACAGACCGAAAAGTGAATAATGGGAAAGTGGAAGTGCCTTCTGTCTTGCTGCCGCCGATTGCTGTGAACAGGTCCAATATGGATGAAACGGTCATTGCAGATGGATTTCATTCGAAGGTGGATGTGTATAAAGGGGAGACACGATAA
- a CDS encoding metallophosphoesterase family protein, with amino-acid sequence MRRIFAISDIHGDLEKFERLLAIINFDCKQDQLLLLGDYVDRGPQSRQVLDKVIELTDKGAIALMGNHDKMMVDAFDQPEDPLQLKRWYYNGGIKTLQNYGYEIEKDDAKYWYTTEEMPEALVINEAIRPHLNFLKTLPYYYETDTHIFVHAGVHPETPLELTEPHLLVWIRDEFHNGYQGEKTVVFGHTPTKHLHKKPEVYFGENNIIGIDGGCAYGGRLYCLEALEKRVYYVE; translated from the coding sequence TTGAGGCGTATCTTTGCAATAAGTGATATTCATGGCGATTTAGAGAAATTTGAAAGGCTTCTTGCAATAATTAACTTTGACTGCAAGCAGGACCAACTCTTGCTACTTGGTGATTATGTGGATCGCGGCCCACAGTCACGTCAGGTTTTGGACAAGGTAATCGAATTGACCGATAAAGGCGCGATTGCTCTGATGGGAAATCACGATAAAATGATGGTTGACGCATTTGATCAGCCTGAAGATCCCCTTCAGCTGAAAAGGTGGTACTATAACGGAGGAATTAAAACCCTGCAGAATTATGGGTATGAAATTGAAAAAGACGACGCGAAATATTGGTATACGACAGAGGAGATGCCGGAAGCACTTGTCATAAATGAGGCAATTCGCCCACATTTAAACTTTCTAAAAACCCTTCCTTACTATTATGAAACAGATACCCATATTTTCGTTCATGCAGGGGTACACCCTGAGACACCATTGGAACTTACGGAACCTCACCTCTTAGTGTGGATTAGAGATGAATTTCATAATGGATACCAAGGAGAAAAGACCGTAGTTTTTGGACATACCCCAACGAAACACCTTCATAAAAAGCCTGAGGTTTACTTCGGTGAGAACAATATCATCGGAATTGATGGCGGTTGTGCTTACGGAGGACGATTGTATTGTTTGGAGGCTTTAGAAAAGAGAGTCTATTATGTAGAATGA
- a CDS encoding DMT family transporter, protein MKAILIGVIASMFFAVTFILNRSMELSGGSWLWSSSLRFFFMVPFLFLIVWLRGNLGPLFREMRTAPFAWFLWSFTGFVLFYGPITFAAAYGPGWLVAGTWQLTIIAGVLLGPFFYKVVQGVKIRERIPMRGLFISIVIFAGVLLIQTQQGSGLTGSMIVFGILPVAIASFAYPLGNRKMMEVCGGRLDTFQRVLGMTLSTIPIWLLVAAKGYMTVGAPAQEQILQTFIVAISSGVIATTLFFIATDMVRGSQEKLAAVEATQSTQVLFVLIGEVLLLSTPLPNGIGMLGLFIIIIGMLLHSFFTQKRIKPKQLAA, encoded by the coding sequence GTGAAAGCAATTCTAATAGGTGTAATAGCTTCTATGTTTTTTGCTGTTACCTTTATACTAAACCGTTCCATGGAACTCTCAGGTGGTAGCTGGCTATGGAGTTCGTCCTTGCGCTTCTTTTTTATGGTACCTTTTTTGTTTTTAATCGTGTGGTTGAGGGGGAATCTTGGACCACTATTTCGTGAAATGCGAACGGCCCCATTCGCTTGGTTTCTTTGGAGTTTTACAGGTTTTGTCCTTTTCTACGGTCCCATTACATTTGCTGCCGCATATGGGCCGGGTTGGCTTGTTGCCGGAACGTGGCAACTGACCATTATCGCAGGTGTTCTTTTAGGGCCTTTCTTCTATAAAGTAGTGCAAGGAGTAAAAATACGTGAACGTATTCCAATGCGAGGGCTATTCATCTCCATCGTCATTTTTGCAGGGGTACTATTAATTCAGACACAACAAGGAAGCGGTCTAACTGGATCGATGATTGTCTTTGGAATTCTTCCCGTTGCAATCGCATCTTTTGCATATCCACTTGGAAACCGAAAGATGATGGAGGTGTGCGGAGGTAGGCTAGATACGTTCCAAAGGGTGCTTGGTATGACGTTGTCCACTATTCCAATCTGGCTGCTTGTTGCTGCAAAGGGATATATGACAGTGGGTGCTCCAGCGCAGGAACAGATTCTCCAAACCTTTATAGTGGCAATCAGTTCAGGCGTCATTGCAACCACCTTGTTCTTTATTGCAACAGACATGGTGAGAGGCAGTCAGGAAAAACTCGCTGCAGTGGAAGCGACTCAATCGACCCAAGTTTTGTTTGTATTGATTGGAGAGGTACTTCTTTTATCAACACCATTGCCGAATGGAATTGGAATGCTTGGGTTATTCATCATTATCATCGGAATGCTTTTGCATAGCTTCTTTACTCAAAAAAGAATAAAGCCAAAGCAACTGGCTGCATGA